CAAGCTAGTCTCGCATTGTcaaattaatatcttaaaataatacaattaaaaaaaatcttataaaatataatttgtgacTTAAAGtgataatattaacatatatatttaaagattaaagtaataataaatcTGTACATTTAAAGATTTATTTAACATCTTAaatatttagtttaattattatagTTTCTGTTACTAATGTGACAATGCATTACACTTTTATTCTTTTAGAGCCACAGATAATGTtttactctctcttttttcttttttttataaatgtggaACTTTTAGAACACTTTTTATATTACATAAGAATTACAATTACAAACATGTTTGTGTGTCTGAATGAGTATTAATTTGTTTGTCtgaataattgtaattataaaaatatttttcatttatttttatgttatgtttagaGATAGTTTATAAGGACTTAAAAATGAGATGTTGGAAGTTAACTATGTAAATcacatttcatttaattatttatgaaaatggtATTATCATTTTAACCTTCTTATTTTGTTCGATccaaaattatttcattataaaagaaaatatttcatttttttccttttataatcTTCCAAGCAATGCCTTGGTCCATATGATCGGTAATACTGGCATTTTGAAGTAAGGGATCATTGTCGTCAATTGATAAAATACGTTATTAAAAATGTAAGTTAGATCCAGGAGACTGAGGGTGTTAACAAAATATACCGTTAATTTAATTGatctttgatatttttatttttttgcaaggCTTTTGAGTTGAGTTTTGAGTCATGAAAGGTGAAATATTTTTGACTCTTTTGCAGACTGGTTAACGCTAAATCGTAGCATATAATTGAtacagaaattttaaaatattaaatttggttgtacaaaacaaaaaatgagcGACAAATTAAAACATCTAAACGAGTTAGTTGAAAATgagattaaattattataaatcttcaAACAATGTGTTTTCAACTTTTAGATTTGGtttcaaaacttttaaaatagtaGTGTCTGTATCAGTAGATTGTATGAACGtgttaagttaattaattatgtgaACTTATAGAAAGTGTATCATTGAATAGACTTAATAAATGTTTCATGAAGGGTGACTTagtagaagagaaaaattaaagacaCACTTGAAGTTAAATGAGTAAGAAATTAGAATGTGTGTGAAATAGAGAGACTTGGAAGGATTTGTTTGTGATGATTGGGTTGAATCCAATTGGGCGATCCTACGGCAATATTCTTTTCTCTCCTGCTCAAGTCACTGCGCCTTATCTCATCCCAAGTGGTCATTCTCTATTACTGCTGTCTgcttaagatatttttatattgcatTAAAAAAAGAGGGTAAGAGAGAGTGTGGTCCTTTTAAGTCTTTCTCTTTTTGGGATCACGCCACATATCTTCCCAAATCAGGaaactctttctcttcttcCGTTTCCTAGTCTCACACCCAAACCTCATGGAAGGCTCTGTCAACGAACGTCTTGATTTTGGGAAGATGGGATATgggtattcttttttttttttaataaattatttatctttctcATTCATTTCATTATCTTCACTCTTTTGTGTGTTTTGATGTCAGGTGCAATCATTACCGGAGAAGATGCAGGATTCGTGCTCCCTGCTGCAACGAGATCTACTCATGCCGTCACTGTCATAACGACGCTGcggtatttctttctttctccttcAAATTTTTTGCCCTTTTGCTTTTATCTCATCTGGGTTTGTCTTGTTTTCCCAATTAGAGCTTGTTGAAGAATCCCTTTGATCGCCACGAGCTCGTTCGCCAAGATGTTAAACAAGTACCATAATACTgcttttcatttcttattttttttgctatGAATTGGGGATAATGAGTGTGAGACTAATCCACTTTTTACATCTTTTTGCCGTTTCAGGTTGTTTGTTCAGTTTGTGACACTGAGCAACCTGTATGTATTTTTGTCAATTTTCGATTTAAAACTTGGATCATTCCTTTACTTATTTTTTGGTAGAGGGGTGGTTTGGATAAGCTCCTGATTTTATTTCTCGGCTTTTCACATTCCCTGTTGTTCCTTCTGAAGGTTGCTCAAGTTTGCACAAACTGTGGCGTCAAAATGGGAGAATACTTCTGCAACATCTGCAAATTCTTCGATGATGATGTAATGCTTCACTGAACTGAATAAATTTGCAGTGTCTGATTATTTTATACCTCTTGAATGTCATTGATCTATTTCTAGTACTTTGAcccttatttttactttttagagaTGGAGTAGACTGAACTTGTTGTATGGCCCTTATTTTACTCTTTTCTGACGATGCTGACAGGCGTTTAATCAATTTGCAGGTTGAGAAAGAACAATTTCACTGTGATGATTGTGGGATCTGCAGGTGCGTTAGCTCATGCCTTGCTGTTTTCAGTATATCCTTCTGTCATGTCATGTTCACAGTTAAGTTGCATAAACTTTTGGCATTCAAACTAACTTAGTGATGATATTTGGAAACAGGGTTGGTGGTCGAGATAATTTTTTCCACTGCAAGAAGTGTGGTATGCATTTTCACCAAGGCAGCCACCATTGTagtttatttattgttgctttGGCATTTCCCCTCCCTCCCCCCACCCAATTTTGGTGATGTTTCAAAATGACTATTTGCAGATTAATAGAAGACTAAAGTCTTTTCTGGGCTTGTCaatgctttatttattttcagaaGTACATAAGTTGATGATACTAGATAGATCTAACTcatttaagtaataataattgatatagGCTAAAGTTGACACCTTTGGCTAGTCAATATCAAGGAACACATTTCTAATCCAGCCCTtgatatatatcatttaaattttttgtgattATTCAGTTTTAGTTGCTCTGTAAagttaaatttccttttggttCTGTGATTGTGAACCTCTTGTTCTTACTGCTCATTCGTTTCATGAGATTAGAGTTTGAACAGTGCACCCTCTCTAATAATAGTTTCTTCTGCATTCTTCTATGGTGGATTATTCAAGGTGTATGAATCTGGAGGCTGATTTGATAACATGTCACATTAGTTACTGAATggaactattttttctttttatttcttttggtgataaatgaaataaattgcTCAATACTTTATAGTGATGAACATTTTATGATCTGCAGGATCTTGTTATGCAATTGGTCTGCGTGATAATCATTTGTGTGTGGAGAACTCCATGCGGCATCACTGTCCCATTTGTTACGAGGTGCCTGCTTCATTTCCTCCTTTTCCCTGGCTTAAGTTCTCAGCCAAACATAGAATCTCTTTTTTGTGTCATTGGGAACTTTAGATTAACATGCTATTGATGGGACTTTATTATGTTTGTGTAGTACCTTTTTGATTCATTGAAAGACACCATTGTTATGAAATGTGGTCACACAATGCACCATGAATGTTACGTAGAGATGATAAAAAATGACAAGTGAGTATCTTAAATCtttgagaattctttggtcTATAAACATGACATCTGCTTAACAAGTAACTTGATTTGGTACATGGCTCAGATATTGTTGTCCCATATGCTCCAAGTCAGTGATTGACATGTCTAAGACGTGGAAGAGAATTGATGAAGAGGTAGCTGATTAAATTAAAGCGCATGGATGCTTTCCTTTAATTGATTTATAGATTTTATATCATGCAATTAGCTAGTCAAGAATATTGCTTACATAAATATTCTGCTTCAGTTGAGTTAGGATTTTTTTctgatctttttattttcttgtgatATTAGATTGAAGCAACTGTCATGCCTGAAGATTATCGAAACAGGAAGGTATGGTTCACTCTTTGAAATGCTTCTAATAACTACCTGTTTATCTCCAGCTGTGAATGGAAAACGAAAACCTATTATATTTGTCCAGACCTACCCTATAGCTTGGCCATGAAAGGTGCTTTTGAGCATGAATACACCTTTTTGTTCTTTATGCTTATATAAAGAAATGAAGTTGATATTTACGAGAAAGTCTACCCGAGTAATATATGGATGATGccattttattatgtaattatagGATGTGTTGAAATGAAACAGAATCCTCTTGCGCATATCAATTACACATGTATATATCAATATAACGAAGCATCTTCTTACCAAAAGACTCCATTGCAGGTTTGGATACTATGTAATGACTGCAATGACACAACAGAAGTTTACTTCCACATTCTTGGCCAAAAATGTGGTCACTGCAGATCATATAATACTCGTGCAGTTGCGCCTCCAGTTCTTCCCCAATGACCAGATTCTTGGGTTCAAGAAGGGAAAACTGTCAGCAGAAAATTAAAGTTAGCACCCTGTTATTATTATAGAGGGCTATTGAATTAATTGAGCATCAAAAGTGATTGGTGTATTGTGTCCTagatagttttcttaggttatTCTTCCTCCAACATATGGAGTGGGATTGTTGTCTCTTGGTTATTGGGCTGGTATGAACATCTTTATACTGTAACAGAGGGAAAACATTTTTCCCGGTCATGAATTGCTGGTAATAGTGATGTATTTGATACTGGGTGATTGATTGCATTGTCAGCCATTGTGGTTCTCTATAATTTGGTCGGGATTATTTGATCCTTGTAGTTTTTCTCGCACATTGGAATAAACTGTGATCGTTAGTTTTGATCATTCTATTCCCAGCcattattttacaaaagtgGAAATAGTCATCTTTTTGTGGTTAAATTGACCATTCCCTACAGAGTTGAATGAATtgaaacttattattttttaatgaattccTCTTATTTTTACTCatttctatttcaatttcataaaataaattgttgtttttaacAATCTACTTTCACGGATAACAATCTATTTTTAAGATTATATGAAGTTTACATGCAGGCAATTTACGACACAAAAGTTATTGCAATATGGGTAGAGCCATGGCTTTAACAGGGGAACCTGTTCATAGATTCCCTCTAGATTAgttgattaaaaatagtttgattcaatcataaaaataaactgTAGTTAAATAGGGGATTAATTTGAATgtaatttcaaatcaaatatagtttgatcctatttttttattttttgcaatttAGATTAAATcggttatttgattttgtattttacttTGGAGTTTCTTTTAGaggtattttattttagagTTAACGCATCaactaatttttgtatattaCAATATAGTATAATTTGAATGTAATTTTGAATTACAATTTTGATACTCTTATAGTTTTAAACCTGTAATTTTAGTCCTCTTAatcctaaataaaaatatttgatttttctattttgttagtAGTTTTGATAAGAGTTGAacttataactttttattcaaaagataaaataataaatcattatgacaataattttttttaattatttttataaacactattttatatattattagacaagagttattaatttttttaaaattataaaaaaattataaattaaaaaattaatatataaatctttttaattttattttatatatatttttattatcaatggtttacatatttttatttttatgttaccaatttataattaagttacataaattattttgtaaattaattttaatatatagatttacTATAATTATATAAACCAATAATATTATTGCATCAATTAATATGTAAActatataaattacataaatttattttaatatgtaaattatttttattctaagtatataaattaataagatttaatgtttaaatttttaagaaacttgcatgttaatatttccattttaactataaattatttgttaataccaattataaaaatcaacaaaattacataaattaatatgtatattattttatataattattaaaaattatgtacatttatttttatatataaataatgcaaatttttatttaattataaaaattaataaattttttattttcaatcttttagattacttaaatattattttaagttcaCGTatgtataaattacataaaataattttttaaataatctacATATTAGttgatgcattttttaaaattataataaaataagaataattttttgttgatttatattaaaataaaaatttataataaaaataaatacatataaaattaaatattaaatatatttaaatattaaatattttattttaatttatagattttcataattgaaaaaataataactggTGATTAATCatgcatataaaataatatttataaaattaactaaatcaaACAAGTATTTTAGTGATTTATTAGTATGTCTTTAAATTAAAAGTCTTGAGTTTGATTCttactaagatttttttttcaactttatttaaccttttatcacataattataaatcttttaaCACTTATAACATGCTACATAAAGTATAATGATAAGTATGCAATTTGCTTTCATTTTATACATAAGAATTGAAAATTCAACcacataaaaatcaattatttcagTCAATGGtttgattaactttttttagCTACTTTAgcagtttaaaataatttaaacgtGTTGTGAATACCCTAACAAACTATGAGTTATAAAACAATCTGGGGTAGATGACCTGAAAAACATGTATAGAAATTGATTAAATCTTCTATTTCCATCTCTTCATTCTCAACTTTTAGAGtaacaaatattaataataattctaaaacaaggaaaacaaaagaaataagttttttttaattattataattaagatttttgaCTTTCAATAAGATCCTAAATAATTTTCATTCCATTAAATTAGTTATGATACTAATTTTAGTttgagatttatttatatttaaaattgttgCTCTTATCTAAAAATGTATTATCCATGAATTGAATCCAATTTTTAatgaatgtaataaaaaaatttaagattttttttaaaaacatcatattattttttttatttataaaatattaaaagtcacattttagttaaaaatattgcTGAAATAGCaaattaaagggaaaaaaaaagtttaatttgtaTGCGAGTCCATGTTAACAAAGGTGTAGACTGTTCCACCGAACTGCTCTCTCTCGTTCTCCGCTGTTGTCTCGTAAACCCTGAACCCAAAGGGTCGTTTGTAGCTTCTTCCTCCGTAAGCCTACCGAGTTCGCCACCCGGAACCCACAACTGAGTCGTGACTCGGTTCTTTCACACTGAGCCATGCAAGTTTTCTCTAACGCTCGGCAAGCCTCTCGGCTTCTCCTCTCGCCTCATCTCCGAAGCTCGGAAGCTCCTCACTCCACCGCGCTCTCTCTCTTCTCAGGTCAGTTTCAGAAATCAAAACGTTTCCTGAAATCAGTGTTTCGATTGAACTATTTAACGATTCGTAGTTGTTGAATTAGACAGGGCTCACGCAACGTGATTCCCGGCCAGTGAACACTGATCCAATACAATGCTTCTTGTCGAAGGCTTTTTACTCTTCCGGAGTGGGTACCGTTGAAGCAACTCCATCAGGTTCTTCTTCGTTCGTTTGTTTCGTATTAATTGCTCTTCAGATTTCGTTTTCCGATGCTTGGTTTATATTATTGAATCCTGAATGCAGAGGATGTGAAGGAATTATACGACAAAATGCTTGACTCTGTAAAAGTTAAACGATCAATGCCTCCAAATGCTTGGTTGTGGTCAATGATTGCAAATTGCAAACACCAGCCCGATATTAGACTTCTCTTCGACATTTTGCAGAACCTCCGCAGATTTGTTAGTTTCTATTCATTCTCTTTCTGTTGCaaactattgttgttgttgctgtttaTGGTGATGATTTTTAACCTATTTTGTAAGCAGAGATTGTCGAATCTTCGAATTCATGACAATTTTAATTGCAATCTCTGTCGAGAAGTTGCTAAGGCATGTGTTCATGCAGGAGCTCTTGATTTTGGTTTGTGCACTTTACTGATGCTTCCACTTCTGTTTTTTCATTTGTGAAACTTAAAAGATTGAGATATTCCGGCTATGTGGATAAAATGTGTATACAGGAATGAAGGCTTTGTGGAAGCATAATGTCTATGGACTGACTCCAAATATTGCATCTGCTCACCATTTACTGGTATTGTTGGCATATTAATGTTCTGAATTCTTTGATTCTGTtccaatttttaattggtaagtTTCTGTCAATTTGCTGCAGACGAATGCTAAGAACCACAATGATACTAAACTGTTGGTGGAAGTAATGAAGCTTCTGAAGAAGAATGATTTACCATTGCAACCAGGCACAGCAGATATAGTTTTCAGGTATATTAAATTCTAacattttctcatttttgttttgcagtGAAGACTAGTCTTTTAACTAGACATTTAGTAGATATAACTATTCTTAGTTGTTTGCCTGGCAGACTCATTTCAAATCCTATTTTGTTGTTAGTTCCACAAAACAGTATATTGATTGTATGGCTATGAAGGCAACTGGTTCCTGTTTATGTGTAAGgctataaatctaaaatattactGGTTTGTATAAATTTCCTAGATTACAAATGCAGGGATGCATTATTTATGTATCCCAAACCTTTCTTTGAAGCTTAAAGTGAAGCAAATCAGGACAAAAAGAGAGAACTTAGCTTTTTCTTTACACCTATAAAGGTTGTCTTTAGTATTGTCACTATTATGACATTAAAGCACATAAGTAGAGAAACTTATATTATCCTTATTTGGGTTAAGCCTTTTTGCTATGATGTTTTCGTTCTCTTCCATATATGCCTCTAACCTGTTACCTGGGTTGATCATTTGCAGCATTTGTTATAATACAGATGATTGGGAGTTGATTAATAAGTATGCAAAAAGATTTGTCATGGCTGGCGTAAAACTACGACAAACCTCATTGGAAACATGGATGGAATTTGCTGCCAAAAGAGGTATGCATGTTTGACTTTCCTttttgatttcatatttttcttgtctgcctaattttgtgagtttttttcAGCTCTAATTCAATAGCAGTTTGCCAAAGTCAATTCCTTTATTGAACATTAATTACGACATTATGGAGATTTATAAATTGTCTAGTTTCTGctggtttttaattt
This region of Glycine max cultivar Williams 82 chromosome 7, Glycine_max_v4.0, whole genome shotgun sequence genomic DNA includes:
- the LOC100792566 gene encoding uncharacterized protein; this encodes MQVFSNARQASRLLLSPHLRSSEAPHSTALSLFSGLTQRDSRPVNTDPIQCFLSKAFYSSGVGTVEATPSEDVKELYDKMLDSVKVKRSMPPNAWLWSMIANCKHQPDIRLLFDILQNLRRFRLSNLRIHDNFNCNLCREVAKACVHAGALDFGMKALWKHNVYGLTPNIASAHHLLTNAKNHNDTKLLVEVMKLLKKNDLPLQPGTADIVFSICYNTDDWELINKYAKRFVMAGVKLRQTSLETWMEFAAKRGDIHSLWKIEKLRSNSMKQHTLITGFSCVKGLLLERKPSDAVAVIQVLNQTLSDTKKSGIKGELQKLVSEWPLEVIKHQKEEDRKALAASLKSDILVMVSELLSMGLEANVSLEDLDRKEDIPQ
- the LOC100792038 gene encoding E3 ubiquitin-protein ligase MIEL1-like gives rise to the protein MEGSVNERLDFGKMGYGCNHYRRRCRIRAPCCNEIYSCRHCHNDAASLLKNPFDRHELVRQDVKQVVCSVCDTEQPVAQVCTNCGVKMGEYFCNICKFFDDDVEKEQFHCDDCGICRVGGRDNFFHCKKCGSCYAIGLRDNHLCVENSMRHHCPICYEYLFDSLKDTIVMKCGHTMHHECYVEMIKNDKYCCPICSKSVIDMSKTWKRIDEEIEATVMPEDYRNRKVWILCNDCNDTTEVYFHILGQKCGHCRSYNTRAVAPPVLPQ